aaaaaaattgggtcATGAGAGTCATTAAAGTAAAGGGGgcaagtcaaaaagttgcggTAAATATGTTCCTTTGTctctaaaatatattttttgaaaattttgtagtagcggacttgcgtcacgcccacTTGCGGGAATGATATATTTCACTTGATTTTTAGTTTAATGTTTACAGTGGTCGTCAGTGATATTCAGCTGCTTTTCACTTGGTCTacccatacaaacaaaactgttcaTACTTGTTTAAACACACGCAAGCGTTTGGTGGTGGTAAAACAGTATAAAGACCCACAAACAGTTTTCTTTGTAGTAGTGAACCAGctgtaaaacagctgaaacaaatttctcTACTAATATTACtgacattttctaaaattgtGAGTTTTCGTGAGGCTCTGGACGACACTTTTAATGAACCGTAGAACCAACAGCTGGAATCAAACTTGTAAAAATAGCACGAGCTATGTACAACGGAATATCTAGCACCTGCGAATTATGGAAATAGAAACAAAACTAGTTCATTACCTGTAAATACTTTCACCCTCTTTAACGTCCATTAAAGCCGCATATAAAGCGTCCGTCGTGTATGTTCTCGGTTGATTCCCACGTGGATTACGAAGTACCACAGCGCTCGGTGATGGAGAACTGCCACCGTTATTCAAAATGGTCATACCCTTTTTCAGCAAAATTTTCCGACTAAACGATTTCCCATTGTTATGCGTCATCGAGAGATTTCCCATTGATCGCCGATAAGCGCTCGAAGCGAACAAATTCTTTGGCATATTGTCGTGGTACTCGGCACCCTCATCCTTTATTTGTGTCTGGAGCAATCCGAATGGAATCAGACGAGGCATGGCTTCATCAGACATTGCTGCATTAGGCATATCGGCATCATCACAAATGTAAGTTGAATCGCGCTGTTCCTGTTGCTGGATATCATCATCGACTTCGTATTCGTCATCCATGTAcggaatttcaattaaatttggcgaacaaattatattttcaaaattttctcccGACATATTTGATGCATTTGTGTCGGCCTGCGGATCCGATGGTCTTGCCGATTTCTCGGTGTGTCGGGGTTGGTTCGACCTTTTCATGGTTGTGATCGGTTTGACCGATATGGTCATTGTATTCGAGTTGTATTTTAGAGACGGTGGCAGTTGCGGTGGCATTTCGACAATTtcgtcgtcatcatcatcatattcTTCGTCGTCGATTACACAAAAAGAATCGTCGACTAATGGTGGTGGTAGGGAAGCAGTTGGTGTCTTCGACAGAGGCTTGTTTGTAACACTATTTTTGTTCACTATGTCACTACCGATTGCATTTCGGTGTGTTTTATGTGGCGATAGGTTTCGtgatttgtaattttcaaatagattTTCATTGGACTTAACACGTATATTCCCACCACCACCACCGTTACTACCACCGCCGACGATGACGACATCGTCGCCAATTGCAGGCGACGATGTAAGAGATTTACAGATATCTCGAGATTTAGTATGTTGCTGGTGTAGAGACGATTGGCGGCGATTTGTAGTTATTTGGCTATCTGGTGGGGTTTGACGGTTTTGAGGTGGTTGTTGTTCATCAACAGTTTCTGGAAGCAAAAGAGACATTTTAAGGTAAATGTCATCTTAGGTTTTGTGTAAACACGGAAATTTATGAATGTTTGTCGTTACAGTTGGACattggaattaattttatgttacGTACGCATGTTACGGCAGGTCTACGCTCGAAATCACATAAGATATCATCTAAACCCTTAACTTAACAAAAATGGATGTTTGCGTGTTTTTGCGTGATAAGTCACAATGACcgatcattttgaaaattacatgGCATCTATCTGAAAAGTCGCCTCATAAaaccgtttttattttatcattttgtcaTAACAGAACCATGGCGGGGACcgtaataaatgttttgttcatTTGCACCTTTTgtttacgaaaaatttactACAAGAAATAGACGAATGTGGCAGTAGAAGCGTACGAATGATCACCATGTACTTTGTTGAAGAATTGCAACATTCAAATATTTGCTCATAACATTGGGATAATCGAATAATGCGACATGGCAGTTACATTTTAGTGTAATTAAGCACAATATCCATGTGGAACAAATATACTCTGGGATATAGATCACTTAGAACgagatcaaaaatttaaaaaaaaaatcacccaaTCTCTATTGTGCCTCTTGGAGTGGGATTCTTTTCAAAGAACAGCCTACCGAGGTCAGACTCATTTCCCATTGGACTTTTAAATATGTTCCTGGAAAGGTATTTATATTCGTCACTGGAAGCCAGTGTGACTGGTGGGAGGTGATCACAAAcggaaaacttgcacttttcatATGGAAATGTCTCTAGGTCCACGAAatgtacatggtggtgtggggtgtcattagaaaggtgtGATGGGGTTCCgcaagcatctacgatgaaatttGAGGACTTAACCTATTACAGACGGTAAGCATGTGACCAGTATTAATgttggatctattacttcaatcgattaaatattttcaattaatttcaaatcttgtacttcaatttttttaacatgaattttactatataaaggatcATATTACCCAAAGCTTCTagaaattttcatatgaaaagtgcatgttttcggtttttgataaTCCTCCTCTGTCCACACAAGCttcagagatttttttaaagtggttTTCGCTTCTAGGAACGAATACCTTTCTCGGCACGTATGATTTACGCGTTATAATACATATAAATACGAAAATGTCGTAACGTTGGtaatgcatgtggaatgaatagcgTTGATTGGACAGTACCTgttacttcttataattccAGGACTGTagactgtttttcaaaagaagaCATGTCTTCAACACCCAGAAGAAGATTCTTATAGTTTTACAAAGAAAGCAAGCTTGGAAACAACCTGTAGGTGTAACATCGTTATTACAAACACGATTTTACAACACAAAGATCGTCGGATTGGACAGTCTCCTGTATCAGTTTCGGTCGGTTTTGAACTATGAACTTTGCTGACGAAAAGTGGACTCTTTAAGCTAGCGGCggcttaaatttttttgacgcttacagataaaaaaaaactctttaaaTCGGTGGAAATGCAACCCtttcgtcataaaatttttttctatctaAGCAGGGGGTGTAGCGGAGAGCGCGTCCGTATCTTTGATACACGTGCACCCTGGGTAACGTCAAATGCTCTCCAACCGCAAAATGGGAACTACTGGTGTCAGTATTACTGACGTAAAAGTCGGTTCTGCTTCTAAACCGAGCAGTCCCGGCCCATTCCACGAAGAACCCCGCGGAATTTGATGCAAGTCGATCGGAGCTGGGAGTTCATGATTCCATCCGAAGTGGTCATACCAACCACGTACCCTACCCGAGGGTTTGTATCGGTACCACGGGAGCTGGAAGCCCCCCGAGAACCAGAGAAACTCTCGGTATCGGGCCCAGCGATGGTTGAGGAGCCTATCCTTGGCTGAAACGTGGTGGCTGTCGGTTCAATTGCGCTTTATGCGCTGGGGTACTGCTCCCGGGGAAAGTGCAGTAAGGGTTGAGATGGGCTCTGGCCTCACCTTTGGTAATGTTGGTGCATGAACACCGGCATAAAAAGGTGGTTCTACCCGCTGATTGAGCGGTAATCTCGATCAAATCCTTTTTGGGAAGGAAGAGCTGTTAAGCTTATGGCAGGTAAGCTCTCTAATCTAAAGATATGTTATTCTATCTAAGCAGATAGATAGGCGACTATTAGAACTCAACCAGCCcaatttgattaaataataataaaaatgtgtcGCTAAAATCTTCGAACAGCCGCATAAAAGAATGTTGTTTCCTTTCCAATGACACCTCccacgaccatgtacatttcgtgtacttcgagaaatttttgtaagaaaagtgtaagttttcagtcttttttcggttgaaatcATCAACTGtgcatatctcagtgtggatgaattttaaacccagtAGGTTCTATTTTCCCCGGAAGttcatgcaattacctttctaatgacaccccacacgaccctgtacggctcgtgtaactagagaaatttgtgtaagaaaagtgcatgttttcggcttttgatctcctcacactagccacacaagcttcgacgaatttttttgaaagtggttttggcttctggggtcgaatatcttactgggcacatacaaaaaattccaatagaaaatgcgtccgatttcggtcttctgtttttcagaagaatccctcgtAGGATTTGACTGAGTGACTCCACAGTCACAAAAATATCGGGGAACGGGACCAATAAATTAGGTTTATCACACGAAAAAGCTTTAGCAAAAGTAAAACTTCATAGGGAAACGTCAACAGTCTGTGCAAGAAACTGGTACTACTATCCCAAAACGTATCTTTTATTGATCTGGAAACAACTTAAAAATCATCATGCGTGATTTTCCCAAGCCTTATCTAAGGCCCTTGAGCATGGCACCACTTTTATGGAAAGTAGATTGGAAATGGCCAGGTAAAAAGgttgatgaattttccaaGACATTTTTGGGGGAACCCTTAAACCGACTTCATTCTGACCAAAAAAAAGATCTTCCATGAAAATGGGTGAATGAGCCATACGAGAACAGAAGACATTCGACTTTAAAGGTTTTTAAAGGTGAATTCTAATACGGCAGTTACTGTGGTGACTGGTGAGCCATTTTTCCCAATGACTTTACTTCCAAAGAATTAGAAATTGGTAATTTCGCACATGCATAAGACAAGCAGTgctattcaaatatttcatgaGCTACACTGTAGGTCCACTTTAATTTATGTCGCCGGAGTTACCGATTGTATATCGCGTTTGAGAGTATTGCTTGACAATCAAAGATAATttgttacgaaaaaaaaggctTGTTACGACCTAACGTCTGCATATAATCGTGGACCACAGATTTTGTCAACTCAAGATATAAGACGCGTTCAATTCAGTCGAGGCTTAGCCTCGAATTAAGTCTATCAGTGTCGTCAAACTCTGACATACATTCAACGAATACTTTTCGAACGTGCACAATGTCTAAACTTACCAGATTGCAATTTTCCTGATCCATCCAGATCGTCACTGTAGTCCACTCTCATTTTCAAATCTGATTCATCTGTGGAAAATGTTGACGAATTAAATAAGCAAGCACGATGCCACACGGTTGATCCGAACACTTACCATCATCTTTGATATTCAATTCACTTCCGCTTCCATTGGCACTATCATCTCCATCATCCAGGCTTATACTCGTACCAGCACGTGAAACCGATGAGGCGTTGCTGGTTGTTGATTGAGCGGATAGTTTGATTGTGGCCGCATTTAACAGTTCAGTGCGTAGAATATTCGTTATTTGTGATGTAGACGATGTTACATCTAAACCAGCCGTTGTACCGCTAGGAGACGAAATGGCAGGGCCAATGACAACTTTACTACTGCTACCGGATCGCGATATACACGGAGTCGATGTGTTTGATGGTGTTATCGTGGATGAATGGTTTGTGGCGGGTGTGGTTGAAACTGTATTGGCTGTTGAATTTGTGGCGGTTATGTGATGCAATGACGTATTATTGTTTGTGGTCGATGCCGACGAGGACGTTGTTGTACTATTTGTTATatgattcaaatttaaagCTGCGTCCGTTCCGCATAGACCACGAATTTGTAATGCTTCTGCACATTTGAGTAGATCCGGTAATCCCGCTTGAGATACATTCACTTCGCCTTTGTACATAAAATCGACCAGTGCTTGTATCTCCCATAGTTTTATGTCTCGCGGCAGAATGATTATGGGATGTTTGCATGGATTTTCGCCGAGTAGACTTTCGAAATATGTGGAACACGCAGCTAATACTAATCGATGACAGTGGACCTGATGGCCTTCGCAAGCAAGTGTTACGTCAACGAACCGTTGACCGGCTAACAGCtgtaacaacaaaattattttatttgcgaCTGTTCGACTCTGGTAAAAATCATCACTCGAATCTTACTTGAGGGAAAGCCGCTCCTAGACTGCCGAGGTGACTGTTCCATCGGACACAAAATTGCTGGGAAATTCCAGCGCTCATATTCATTCACTCAACAAGATCAATACGAATGGTCTGGTTCTTTGGTATAATATTTAAAAGTGTTTGTTCTTTGGTTCCTGATCCTTTGgttttctatttcaaaaaagagaaaatttcttAAGTTATTCGCTCGAAAACAGTTTCTGAGTATCAATCTTGAGTAGATGCAAAAACAAACTCAGTACGGGCTCCCCACACTCATCCCACTACACACCTGCACATTTACGAAAACGGTAGTACAATAAGATGTATTGACCATTTCCTATGGCCTATGGCCTATCACAAGTGTTGATGTTCTATTAAGTTAACCTCGATgccaattcaaattttgccttCGAAATACACACACTGGTTAGCAATCAATTgagatgaggcgacataactacacggtcaatatcgtcaggaacgatattatcgttttttagacgatagtatcgtctaaaaaacgatattatcgtccaaaaaatttcatccaggacgataatatcgtctaaaattataaattttaaaatattttcaggacgatattatcgttttcttgacgatattatcgtttaaaaaaacgataatatcgtttttaaacgataatatcgtttttttggacgatactatcgttttttttgatgatactatcgtctagaaaacgatactatcgtttaaaaaacgataatatcgttcaaaaaacgataatatcgtttttttgacgataatatcgtcctgtatgaaaatatccgctggacgatattatcgttattttctttttctgaacaaatttatcgttattttggacgatattatcgtcctgggcgataatttttgggacgataatatcgtttttaattaatttatttttttaaatttgagacgataatatcgtccaggacgataatatcgtttttaatttatttaaaataaaaattctagacgataatatcgtcctgggcgatattatcgttctggatggttgttgaagacgaaacacaaaatcttgtagataaacacctttttatagacggcaaatatatattaaaaattggttcatttggttccgtaaatttaaattttatatacagtgaacgacatctcaaatgtctcactgtcaaatttttctgagaattttattgtgtcattgcaaattcacaatgacattctctgaaaaaaatgacagtgagacatttgagatgtcgttcactgtagaaaaattacacagactaattatgagacgatgcgagaaaaaaaaaataactcctaagttccgacaccgttccggcgcccggctcgcattgcggccctccgcttcgctccggggcaatgggccggatcg
The sequence above is a segment of the Bradysia coprophila strain Holo2 unplaced genomic scaffold, BU_Bcop_v1 contig_70, whole genome shotgun sequence genome. Coding sequences within it:
- the LOC119083569 gene encoding longitudinals lacking protein, isoforms H/M/V-like, encoding MNMSAGISQQFCVRWNSHLGSLGAAFPQLLAGQRFVDVTLACEGHQVHCHRLVLAACSTYFESLLGENPCKHPIIILPRDIKLWEIQALVDFMYKGEVNVSQAGLPDLLKCAEALQIRGLCGTDAALNLNHITNSTTTSSSASTTNNNTSLHHITATNSTANTVSTTPATNHSSTITPSNTSTPCISRSGSSSKVVIGPAISSPSGTTAGLDVTSSTSQITNILRTELLNAATIKLSAQSTTSNASSVSRAGTSISLDDGDDSANGSGSELNIKDDDESDLKMRVDYSDDLDGSGKLQSETVDEQQPPQNRQTPPDSQITTNRRQSSLHQQHTKSRDICKSLTSSPAIGDDVVIVGGGSNGGGGGNIRVKSNENLFENYKSRNLSPHKTHRNAIGSDIVNKNSVTNKPLSKTPTASLPPPLVDDSFCVIDDEEYDDDDDEIVEMPPQLPPSLKYNSNTMTISVKPITTMKRSNQPRHTEKSARPSDPQADTNASNMSGENFENIICSPNLIEIPYMDDEYEVDDDIQQQEQRDSTYICDDADMPNAAMSDEAMPRLIPFGLLQTQIKDEGAEYHDNMPKNLFASSAYRRSMGNLSMTHNNGKSFSRKILLKKGMTILNNGGSSPSPSAVVLRNPRGNQPRTYTTDALYAALMDVKEGESIYRASQIHKVPRKTLRNWMKRWHIKSAFPMPRQLKQAAENKKLKKIIGDQLSTTITMVKPQ